A section of the Phycisphaerae bacterium genome encodes:
- the nadD gene encoding nicotinate-nucleotide adenylyltransferase translates to MRIGLYGGRFDPIHYGHLIAAQSILEQLRLDRVIFVPCGKPPHKPGQSLSNGRHRVEMIRLAIQDDSRFDIDEFELNQKGPSYTFATVSEFRKRLGDSDELFWLIGADSLSQLPTWYRIGELVRIVQIVTAARPGWQPPPLEHLAPTIGTVESQSLLRHVLQTPHIEISSTEIRQRAASNLPIRYFLPAAVDRYIREFKLYQGNT, encoded by the coding sequence ATGCGAATCGGACTCTACGGTGGCAGATTTGACCCGATCCACTACGGCCATCTCATCGCGGCCCAGAGCATCCTTGAACAACTCCGGCTGGACCGCGTGATCTTCGTCCCGTGTGGAAAGCCGCCGCACAAACCGGGCCAGTCACTGTCAAATGGACGGCACCGCGTTGAAATGATTCGCCTGGCAATTCAGGACGATTCCCGATTCGATATCGACGAATTCGAACTCAATCAAAAGGGACCGAGCTACACGTTCGCAACCGTGAGTGAGTTTCGAAAAAGACTGGGCGATTCGGACGAACTGTTCTGGCTGATCGGCGCGGATTCGCTGTCACAGCTCCCGACTTGGTATCGAATTGGTGAGTTGGTTCGCATCGTGCAGATCGTGACGGCCGCACGGCCGGGTTGGCAGCCTCCGCCGCTGGAACACCTCGCCCCCACGATTGGAACGGTCGAGTCGCAGTCTCTCCTGCGGCATGTGCTTCAGACACCCCACATCGAAATTAGTTCAACGGAAATTCGCCAACGGGCTGCCTCGAACCTCCCAATCCGCTATTTCCTTCCCGCCGCGGTCGATCGGTATATTCGCGAGTTTAAGCTGTATCAGGGAAATACCTAG